The genomic interval GTAACACTGTCAAAATTTGATTTGCCATACAGTGTGTCGCAGGCATCGATAATTTCTTTTTGTCGATGCGTAATTTGTTCTTCGGTGCGAGCCCTTTGAAAATCCATAGTTTCCTCCCAGTTGATATATTTTACTATTATACCCCAACATAAATTATATTTCTAATTTTTCATTGTAAATTATAGTTGACACAGTGTCAATTGTTTGTTATATTCTAATTAACGACACAGTGTCAGCAATTAAATGATCTTATGAGGAGGGTATATGACATGAATAAAATCGTTGATAAAAATTATAAACTATGGATTGATGGTAAATGGATAGACGCAGAAGGCAGCAAGACGTATGAAACTGTTTCCCCAGCAACTGGAGAGGTTTTGGCCACTTGTGCTGAAGCATCGAAACAAGATGTTGATTTAGCTGTAAAAGCGGCATGGAGAGCTTTTCCTGCATGGAAGAAAACAAGTGCTGCGCAGCGTTCAGCGATCTTGCTTAAAATTGCGGATATCATTGATGCAAATAAAGAAAAACTTGCCATGACGGAAAGTTTGGATAATGGTAAACCAATTCGTGAAACTTTGGCTGTGGATGTTCCGGCAGCAAGTGATCATTTTCGTTATTTCGCCGGTGTCTTGAGAGCTGAAGAAGGCACGGCAACTTTTATAGATGAAGAAACTTTAAGTATTGTTACGGAAGAACCAATTGGGGTAGTCGGACAGATCGTTCCTTGGAATTTTCCTTTCTTGATGGCAGCATGGAAACTGGCACCTGCATTGGCGGCAGGGAACTGTATTGTTTTCAAACCATCCAGTGAAACATCGCTAAGTATATTAGAACTTGCAAAATTGATTGGCGATGCAGTGCCTGCTGGTGTCATCAATATCGTAACCGGTAAAGGTTCAACAACTGGTAATTATGTGTTAGAGCATCCTGATATCAGTAAATTGGCATTCACTGGATCTACGGAAGTCGGTTATAATGTAGCAAAAGCGGCGGCAGGTAGATTGATTCCGGCAACACTTGAACTCGGTGGTAAATCGGCAAATATTTTCTTTGATGATATGCCATGGGAAAAAGCCATTGAAGGTGTATGTATGGGTATCTTATTCAATCAAGGTCAGGTATGTTGCGCTGGTGCACGCGTTTTTGTCCAAGACACGATTTATGACAAATTCTTAGCGGCAGTGAAACAAAAATTTGAAGCGGTTAAAGTTGGCTTACCTTTAGAAAAAGAGACGATGCTTGGTAGCCAGGTTAGTCAAAAACAATTAAAGAAAATTTTGTCCTATATAGATATTGCCAAAGAAGACGGAGCAATTGTTGTCACAGGCGGTAAGAGAGCTGAGGGACCAGGTCTTGAAAATGGCGCTTATATGCAGCCTACGATTTTAGGCAATGTGACGAATGATATGCGCGTAGCACGTGAAGAAATCTTTGGACCAGTCGTATGCTTTATCAAATTCCATACGGAAGACGAAGTAATCCAGCTTGCCAATGAAAGTGAATACGGACTTGGCGGCGCGGTATGGACCAAAGATATCAATCGAGCATTTAGAGTTGCGCGTGCTGTAGAAACCGGCAGAATGTGGGTTAATGATTATAACAATCTGCCAGCACATGCGCCATTTGGCGGATATAAAAAATCTGGTATAGGCAGAGAAACACATAAGATGATTCTGAGAAACTATACGCAGGTTAAAAATATCTTCATCAGCCTAAAAGAAACTCCACTAGGTCTATATTAAATCTTGGTTTCATGGGGGACAGATAGGCGGCGGGCAGGCGATAAGCACTCATCTGCGTCGTTGCATGAAGGTGCTGCTCGTCGACGTACGGCAAGTACGACTCCTTCACAACACCTTCATGCGCCTAGCAGCTAAGCACTTCTCGCCAGCCGGCAGCCTATCTTCGTGCTAGCTTAGAAGTGGTACGTATTTTAGTAGCTCGTATTCACTTATGTGAATACGAGCTACTTTGTCTACAATCTGACTGTCGCATTTTAATGCGGCAGTTTTTTCGTCCCCTGGCCTTTTCCGGAAAAATACGTTCCGAAGGATGAAAAATACCAACTTACGTTAAGAAATCTGTTTGTTTGAACGAAGTGAGTTTACAGATTTTAGTAAGTTGGTATTTTTCAAGTATTTTGGAGGTTTGAGGCCTAGACTTTTTGGTCCTTTTGGGGCGATGCCAAAAGGACATCTACGTGGATATGAA from Massilibacillus massiliensis carries:
- a CDS encoding aldehyde dehydrogenase family protein — protein: MNKIVDKNYKLWIDGKWIDAEGSKTYETVSPATGEVLATCAEASKQDVDLAVKAAWRAFPAWKKTSAAQRSAILLKIADIIDANKEKLAMTESLDNGKPIRETLAVDVPAASDHFRYFAGVLRAEEGTATFIDEETLSIVTEEPIGVVGQIVPWNFPFLMAAWKLAPALAAGNCIVFKPSSETSLSILELAKLIGDAVPAGVINIVTGKGSTTGNYVLEHPDISKLAFTGSTEVGYNVAKAAAGRLIPATLELGGKSANIFFDDMPWEKAIEGVCMGILFNQGQVCCAGARVFVQDTIYDKFLAAVKQKFEAVKVGLPLEKETMLGSQVSQKQLKKILSYIDIAKEDGAIVVTGGKRAEGPGLENGAYMQPTILGNVTNDMRVAREEIFGPVVCFIKFHTEDEVIQLANESEYGLGGAVWTKDINRAFRVARAVETGRMWVNDYNNLPAHAPFGGYKKSGIGRETHKMILRNYTQVKNIFISLKETPLGLY